Proteins encoded together in one Miscanthus floridulus cultivar M001 unplaced genomic scaffold, ASM1932011v1 fs_76_1_2, whole genome shotgun sequence window:
- the LOC136533007 gene encoding glycosyltransferase-like KOBITO 1, giving the protein MFKKNYDHLPKDTYFGLYKEATRGNPNYFLTYGNGKSAARVQEHLRPNGAHRWHNYMKSPNEIKLEEAAILHYTYTKFSDLTSRRDRCGCKPTKEDVKRCFILEFGHLAFIIASTATEEEMKNWYREHVVWTDKDTNLKLLRKGVLTRIYATMAIIRGLKESGVFTNAVTSAKAQSKIKSPNMGLENEAIQLNRTTGQSTLVGGHEKLQATVRKILEMVDAHEEAMPPMSPPGFLELSESATALS; this is encoded by the exons ATGTTTAAGAAAAATTATGATCATCTTCCGAAGGATACATACTTTGGTCTATACAAAGAAGCAACACGTGGTAATCCAAACTACTTCCTTACTTATGGTAATGGGAAATCGGCTGCAAGGGTTCAAGAGCATTTGCGTCCAAATGGTGCTCATAGATGGCATAATTACATGAAATCCCCAAA TGAAATCAAATTGGAGGAGGCTGCTATTCTGCATTACACCTACACAAAGTTCTCAGACCTAACCTCAAGGAGGGATAGGTGTGGTTGCAAGCCAACTAAAGAAGATGTGAAGCGATGTTTTATCTTGGAATTTGGCCATTTG GCCTTTATAATTGCATCAACAGCGActgaggaggagatgaagaactg GTACCGGGAACATGTTGTATGGACTGATAAAGACACCAATTTGAAACTTTTGAGGAAGGGTGTCTTAACACGTATATATGCGACCATG GCTATCATCCGTGGCCTCAAGGAATCCGGTGTCTTTACCAATGCAGTAACATCAGCGAAAGCACAGTCGAAAATAAAGTCACCGAACATGGGTCTTGAAAACGAGGCCATCCAACTAAACAGAACAACTGGTCAGTCCACACTGGTAGGTGGCCACGAAAAGTTGCAGGCAACCGTAAGAAAGATCCTGGAAATGGTTGACGCCCATGAAGAAGCAATGCCGCCAATGTCGCCCCCGGGTTTTCTGGAGCTCTCTGAAAGCGCCACTGCTTTGTCATGA